One window of the Herbiconiux sp. L3-i23 genome contains the following:
- a CDS encoding GDP-mannose 4,6-dehydratase → MPAALVTGAAGQDGSFLVERLVADGWSVTGLVRDPSDSVPAGARTVVADLGDTERLASIVDDAEADVVFNLGALSSVAASWTDPLATARITGMSVAALLDAAWRRQESTGSPVRFVQASSAEVFGAATELPQSETTPIAPVSPYGAAKAWAHSLVGVYRGRGLFASNAILYNHESTRRPTAFVTRKITRGVAEIAAGTAETLTLGNLDARRDWGWAPDYVDALVLIAGAETPDDFVVATGESHTVAEFVEAAFAAVGITDWRAYVTSDPRFMRPSEQPEQRGDPSKIERALGWRRTHDFAGIVAAMVAHDLDEIRAGR, encoded by the coding sequence ATGCCCGCAGCCCTCGTCACCGGAGCCGCCGGCCAGGACGGCAGCTTCCTGGTCGAGAGGCTGGTGGCCGACGGTTGGTCGGTGACGGGCCTCGTTCGCGATCCCTCCGATTCCGTTCCGGCCGGCGCTCGGACGGTGGTCGCGGATCTCGGCGACACCGAGCGTCTCGCCTCGATCGTCGATGACGCCGAAGCCGACGTCGTCTTCAATCTCGGCGCACTGAGTTCGGTTGCGGCGTCATGGACCGATCCTCTGGCCACGGCGCGCATCACCGGGATGTCGGTCGCCGCCCTGCTCGACGCCGCGTGGCGGCGGCAGGAGAGCACTGGTTCGCCGGTGCGCTTCGTGCAGGCCTCGAGCGCCGAAGTATTCGGCGCTGCGACGGAGCTGCCGCAGTCAGAGACCACCCCCATCGCGCCGGTGTCCCCGTACGGCGCGGCGAAGGCGTGGGCGCACTCGCTCGTCGGCGTGTACCGCGGGCGCGGGCTGTTCGCGTCGAACGCGATCCTGTACAACCACGAGTCGACGAGGCGTCCGACGGCGTTCGTGACTCGCAAGATCACACGCGGGGTCGCCGAGATCGCGGCCGGCACGGCCGAGACGCTCACCCTTGGGAACCTCGATGCGCGCCGCGACTGGGGGTGGGCGCCCGACTACGTCGACGCCCTCGTCCTGATCGCGGGCGCGGAGACGCCCGACGACTTCGTCGTGGCGACGGGCGAATCGCACACCGTGGCCGAGTTCGTGGAGGCCGCATTCGCCGCGGTCGGCATCACCGACTGGCGCGCCTACGTGACGAGCGATCCGCGCTTCATGCGGCCGAGCGAGCAGCCCGAGCAGCGCGGCGATCCGAGCAAGATCGAGCGCGCGCTCGGCTGGCGTCGCACCCACGACTTCGCGGGGATCGTCGCCGCGATGGTCGCGCACGACCTTGACGAGATCCGCGCCGGCCGCTGA
- a CDS encoding GDP-mannose 4,6-dehydratase: MSKRALITGITGQDGLYLAELLLSKGYEVYGLIRGQNNPKYDLVTRVVPDVKLVTGDLTDVASLVRVLGIAKPDEVYNLGAISFVAYSWENASLTSDVTGKGVLNMLEATRLYAGDDPASVRFYQASSSEMFGKVQQVPQTEETLLWPRSPYGVAKVFGHYMTINYRESYGMHASSGILFNHESPRRGPEFVTRKVTIAAARIKHGLQDKLVLGNLDARRDWGFAGDYVRAMWAMLQQDRADDYVVSTNETHSIKELLEVAFDAAGLGDWSQYVEQDPAFFRPAEVDLLIGDATKAHTKLGWKPEVSFTQLVQMMVESDLALARDGKL; this comes from the coding sequence TTGTCGAAGCGTGCACTGATCACCGGGATCACCGGCCAGGACGGCCTCTACCTCGCCGAGCTGCTGCTGTCGAAGGGGTACGAGGTCTACGGGCTGATCCGCGGTCAGAACAATCCGAAGTACGACCTGGTCACCCGTGTGGTCCCCGACGTGAAGCTGGTCACCGGTGACCTGACCGACGTCGCTTCGCTCGTGCGGGTGCTCGGCATCGCGAAGCCCGACGAGGTCTACAACCTGGGCGCCATCTCGTTCGTCGCGTACTCGTGGGAGAACGCGTCGCTCACCAGCGACGTCACCGGCAAGGGCGTGCTCAACATGCTCGAGGCGACGCGCCTCTACGCGGGCGACGACCCGGCGTCGGTGCGGTTCTACCAGGCGTCGTCGTCGGAGATGTTCGGCAAGGTGCAGCAGGTGCCGCAGACCGAGGAGACGCTGCTCTGGCCGCGCTCCCCCTACGGAGTGGCGAAGGTGTTCGGCCACTACATGACGATCAACTACCGCGAGTCGTACGGCATGCACGCCTCGAGCGGCATCCTCTTCAACCACGAGTCGCCGCGTCGCGGACCCGAGTTCGTGACCCGCAAGGTGACCATCGCCGCCGCGCGCATCAAGCACGGCCTGCAGGACAAGCTCGTGCTCGGCAACCTCGACGCCCGCCGCGACTGGGGCTTCGCGGGCGACTACGTGCGCGCCATGTGGGCGATGCTGCAGCAGGACCGGGCCGACGACTACGTCGTCTCGACGAACGAGACCCACTCCATCAAGGAGCTGCTCGAGGTCGCCTTCGACGCCGCGGGGCTCGGCGACTGGTCGCAGTACGTCGAACAGGACCCGGCGTTCTTCCGCCCCGCCGAGGTCGATCTGCTGATCGGCGACGCCACGAAGGCGCACACGAAGCTTGGCTGGAAGCCCGAGGTCTCGTTCACGCAGCTGGTGCAGATGATGGTCGAGAGCGACCTCGCTCTCGCCCGCGACGGCAAGCTCTGA
- a CDS encoding UDP-glucose/GDP-mannose dehydrogenase family protein has protein sequence MRLSVIGCGYLGAVHAASMAELGHEVVGVDVDAAKIAALSAGRAPFFEPELDGILARAIESGRLTFSTDVAAVRGASVHFIAVGTPQRRGENAADVSYVDAAIESLIPHLSAGDLVVGKSTVPVGTAQRLATRLDDAGTGALLAWNPEFLREGFAVEDTIHPDRLVYGLPDDAADAATAKARLDEVYAAALAADTPLVVGDHATAELVKVAANAFLATKISFINAMADIAEVTGADVTTLADAIGFDQRIGRRFLNAGIGFGGGCLPKDIRAFSARAEELGRGESLRFLLEVDAINMRRRERMVEMVVEALGGNVYKKKVAVLGLAFKPDSDDVRDSPALDVAVRLNGLGAHVIATDPAAIPNSLRLQPQLGFATDTNDALHGADVVVLVTEWKEYRELDPVAAGALVREKVIIDGRNILDPTSWRDAGWNYRGMGRR, from the coding sequence ATGCGGTTGTCGGTGATCGGTTGCGGGTACCTCGGGGCGGTGCACGCCGCGAGCATGGCGGAGCTCGGCCACGAGGTCGTGGGCGTCGACGTCGACGCGGCCAAGATCGCCGCGCTGTCCGCCGGGCGGGCGCCGTTCTTCGAGCCGGAGCTCGACGGCATCCTCGCCCGCGCGATCGAGTCCGGCCGGCTCACCTTCTCGACCGACGTCGCCGCGGTCCGGGGCGCCTCCGTGCACTTCATCGCAGTCGGCACCCCGCAGCGCCGCGGTGAGAACGCCGCCGACGTCAGCTACGTCGACGCCGCGATCGAGAGCCTCATCCCGCACCTGTCTGCCGGCGACCTCGTCGTCGGCAAGTCGACGGTGCCCGTCGGCACCGCGCAGCGCCTCGCCACCCGCCTCGACGACGCGGGCACCGGCGCCCTGCTGGCGTGGAACCCCGAGTTCCTTCGCGAGGGATTCGCCGTGGAGGACACCATCCACCCCGACCGGCTCGTCTACGGGCTGCCCGACGACGCCGCCGACGCGGCGACCGCGAAGGCGCGCCTCGATGAGGTCTACGCCGCGGCGCTCGCCGCCGACACCCCTCTCGTCGTCGGGGACCACGCGACCGCCGAACTCGTGAAGGTGGCGGCGAACGCGTTCCTCGCCACGAAGATCTCCTTCATCAACGCCATGGCCGACATCGCCGAGGTCACCGGCGCCGACGTCACGACCCTCGCCGACGCGATCGGCTTCGACCAGCGCATCGGACGCCGGTTCCTCAACGCCGGCATCGGTTTCGGCGGCGGATGCCTGCCGAAGGACATCCGCGCCTTCAGCGCGCGGGCGGAGGAGCTCGGACGGGGCGAGTCCCTGCGCTTCCTGCTCGAGGTCGACGCGATCAACATGCGGCGCCGCGAGCGGATGGTCGAGATGGTCGTCGAGGCGCTGGGCGGCAACGTCTACAAGAAGAAGGTCGCGGTGCTCGGCCTCGCCTTCAAACCCGACTCCGACGATGTGCGCGACTCACCGGCGCTCGACGTCGCCGTGCGTCTCAACGGTCTCGGAGCGCACGTGATCGCGACCGATCCGGCCGCCATCCCCAACTCCCTCCGCCTGCAGCCGCAGCTCGGCTTCGCGACCGACACGAACGATGCGCTGCACGGCGCCGACGTCGTCGTGCTCGTCACGGAGTGGAAGGAGTACCGCGAACTCGACCCCGTCGCCGCGGGCGCGCTGGTGCGCGAGAAGGTGATCATCGACGGTCGCAACATCCTCGACCCCACCTCGTGGCGGGACGCGGGCTGGAACTACCGGGGGATGGGGCGCCGCTGA
- a CDS encoding GlxA family transcriptional regulator, with protein MLKKVAVVAIPGMAQFEFGVICEVFGIDRSDMGGPVFDFHVVTADPSRPVPMTHGLQLVVSEGLDAALDADLIAIPAYTGGTHSTGESTTAEGDRLVRAFDDRVLELIRNTTDRGAWVLSVCSGAFQLAEAGVLDGRRATTHWMYADKLARRYPAIDVDPDVLFVEDGNVVTGAGTAAGIDAALHIVRKELGAAATNVIARRMVVPPQRDGGQSQYIAQPVPEYRSDSFAEVVDWMLENLDEDLGIDQLAKKALMSTRTFARRFRAEIGATPAAWLNRQRLLRAQQLLESSDLPLEHIAQQTGFGSAAVMRHHFVKVLQTSPQAYRRTFGALASA; from the coding sequence TTGCTGAAAAAGGTCGCCGTCGTCGCGATTCCCGGAATGGCGCAGTTCGAGTTCGGTGTGATCTGCGAGGTCTTCGGCATCGATCGCAGCGACATGGGCGGACCCGTCTTCGACTTCCACGTCGTGACGGCGGATCCGTCGCGGCCGGTGCCGATGACGCACGGACTCCAGCTGGTGGTCTCGGAGGGCCTCGACGCCGCCCTCGACGCCGATCTCATCGCCATCCCCGCCTACACCGGCGGCACGCATTCGACCGGAGAGTCGACGACCGCCGAGGGCGACCGGCTCGTCCGGGCGTTCGACGACCGGGTGCTCGAGCTCATCCGGAACACCACGGATCGCGGCGCCTGGGTGTTGAGCGTCTGCAGCGGCGCGTTCCAGCTCGCCGAGGCGGGGGTGCTCGACGGGCGCCGCGCGACCACTCACTGGATGTACGCCGACAAGCTCGCGCGCCGCTATCCCGCCATCGACGTCGACCCGGACGTCCTCTTCGTCGAGGACGGCAACGTGGTGACCGGCGCGGGGACGGCGGCGGGGATCGACGCGGCGCTGCACATCGTGCGCAAGGAGCTCGGCGCCGCCGCGACCAATGTGATCGCACGCCGCATGGTCGTGCCGCCGCAGCGCGACGGCGGCCAGTCGCAGTACATCGCCCAGCCCGTGCCCGAGTACCGATCGGACTCGTTCGCCGAGGTGGTCGACTGGATGCTCGAGAACCTCGACGAGGATCTCGGCATCGACCAGCTGGCGAAGAAGGCGCTGATGTCCACGCGGACCTTCGCGCGGCGGTTCCGGGCCGAGATCGGCGCGACGCCCGCCGCGTGGCTCAACCGGCAGCGGTTGCTGCGGGCGCAGCAGCTCCTCGAGTCGAGCGACCTGCCGCTCGAGCACATCGCCCAGCAGACCGGGTTCGGATCGGCCGCCGTGATGCGGCACCACTTCGTGAAGGTGCTGCAGACGAGCCCGCAGGCCTACCGGCGGACATTCGGCGCGCTCGCCTCCGCCTGA
- the galE gene encoding UDP-glucose 4-epimerase GalE, producing the protein MSWLVTGGAGYIGSHVVRAFQAAGIEPIVLDTLTSGVRAFVRDDVRFEHGSILDGALLLRLFTDYDVEGVVHLAGFKYAGVSVQKPLLTYEQNVTGTATLLGAMGEAGVDKIVFSSSAAVFGTPDVDLVTEETATRPESPYGESKLIGEWLLRDQEKAAGVKHTSLRYFNVVGSGYPDLYDASPHNLFPLVFDALLRGDVPRIYGDDYPTPDGTCVRDYIHVSDLAQAHVAAARRLAAGEPVERVYNLGSGEGVSVRQIMDAVASVTGIAFDPEIATRRPGDPARIVATGEKAARDLGWTMRHGLDDMVRSAWDARRSAD; encoded by the coding sequence ATGAGCTGGTTGGTCACCGGAGGCGCGGGATACATCGGATCGCACGTGGTCCGTGCCTTCCAAGCGGCCGGCATCGAGCCGATCGTGCTCGATACCCTGACGAGCGGAGTGCGCGCGTTCGTGCGCGACGACGTGCGATTCGAGCACGGCAGCATCCTCGACGGCGCCCTGCTGCTGCGGCTCTTCACCGACTACGACGTCGAGGGCGTCGTGCATCTCGCCGGCTTCAAATACGCGGGCGTCTCGGTGCAGAAGCCGCTCCTCACCTACGAGCAGAACGTCACCGGCACCGCCACGCTGCTCGGCGCCATGGGGGAGGCGGGCGTCGACAAGATCGTCTTCTCCTCGAGCGCTGCCGTCTTCGGGACCCCCGACGTCGACCTCGTGACCGAGGAGACGGCGACGAGACCCGAGTCGCCCTACGGCGAGTCGAAGCTGATCGGCGAGTGGCTGCTGCGCGATCAGGAGAAAGCGGCCGGAGTGAAGCACACGTCGCTGCGCTACTTCAACGTGGTCGGGTCGGGATACCCCGATCTCTACGACGCGAGCCCGCACAATCTCTTCCCGCTGGTATTCGACGCGCTGCTGCGCGGCGATGTGCCCCGCATCTACGGCGACGACTATCCGACGCCCGACGGCACCTGCGTCCGCGACTACATCCACGTCTCCGATCTCGCCCAGGCGCACGTCGCCGCCGCCCGGCGCCTCGCGGCGGGGGAGCCGGTCGAGCGGGTGTACAACCTCGGCAGCGGCGAGGGTGTCTCCGTGCGGCAGATCATGGACGCCGTCGCGTCGGTCACCGGGATCGCGTTCGACCCCGAGATCGCGACACGCCGACCGGGCGATCCGGCGCGAATCGTCGCCACTGGCGAGAAGGCCGCGCGCGACCTCGGCTGGACCATGCGGCACGGGCTCGACGACATGGTCCGCTCGGCGTGGGACGCTCGCCGATCCGCGGACTGA
- a CDS encoding WhiB family transcriptional regulator: MTISEFRSGVPEDWFVDPVRLGVPGVRKRVDDEDDALAWQADSLCAQTDPEAFFPEKGGSTREAKKICASCEVKAQCLEYALQNDERFGIWGGLSERERRKLRKQAV; encoded by the coding sequence ATGACTATTTCCGAGTTCAGGTCAGGGGTACCTGAAGACTGGTTCGTAGACCCGGTTCGACTGGGAGTCCCCGGTGTCCGCAAGCGCGTCGACGACGAAGACGACGCGCTCGCGTGGCAGGCCGACTCCCTCTGCGCTCAGACCGACCCCGAGGCGTTCTTCCCCGAGAAGGGCGGCTCGACCCGCGAGGCGAAGAAGATCTGCGCGAGCTGCGAGGTCAAGGCCCAGTGCCTCGAGTACGCGCTGCAGAACGACGAGCGCTTCGGCATCTGGGGCGGACTCAGCGAGCGCGAGCGTCGCAAGCTCCGCAAGCAGGCGGTCTGA